The following are encoded together in the Arthrobacter sp. Y-9 genome:
- a CDS encoding DMT family transporter: MKVDSSVTLDRPTVLSRYPGLWWGLLGVVAFSFTLPFTRIAAAGLPALFVGSARAVVAAVLAACALALTRQRLPRGAQWLRLALVAAGVVVGFPVLTSYALTTVPASHAAVVIGLLPAATAVLAVLRSRERPARSFWVFSGLGAVCAVAFASVQGGGIGTLHWADALLFAAVLAAAAGYAEGGLLARELGSWQTVSWALVLAAPLMTVLTISSLDDRVLQADPAQWWAFAYLAVVSMFLGFFAWYRGLALGPMAQVSQIQLTQPVMTILWSALLLGEHPGVPTLLGGLAVILCAALAVRTRATPVSSSKGL; the protein is encoded by the coding sequence ATGAAAGTAGATAGTAGCGTTACTCTCGATCGACCGACAGTGCTATCCCGGTATCCGGGCCTCTGGTGGGGCCTGCTGGGCGTCGTGGCTTTCTCCTTCACCCTCCCGTTCACGCGGATCGCGGCCGCCGGTCTTCCGGCCCTGTTCGTCGGCTCGGCCCGCGCGGTCGTCGCGGCGGTGCTCGCCGCCTGCGCCCTCGCGCTCACCCGTCAACGGCTGCCCCGCGGGGCGCAGTGGCTCCGGCTCGCGCTCGTGGCCGCCGGCGTCGTCGTCGGCTTTCCGGTCCTCACCTCCTACGCCCTCACCACGGTGCCGGCGAGTCACGCCGCCGTGGTGATCGGCCTGCTGCCCGCCGCGACGGCGGTCCTGGCCGTACTCCGCAGTAGGGAGCGGCCGGCACGTTCCTTCTGGGTGTTCTCCGGACTCGGCGCGGTGTGCGCCGTGGCCTTCGCGTCCGTGCAGGGTGGAGGGATCGGAACCCTCCACTGGGCGGACGCCCTGTTGTTCGCCGCGGTGCTCGCCGCCGCCGCCGGCTACGCGGAGGGTGGGCTGCTCGCCCGCGAACTCGGCTCCTGGCAGACCGTCTCCTGGGCGCTCGTGCTGGCGGCGCCCCTCATGACGGTGCTGACCATCTCCTCTCTCGACGACCGGGTCCTCCAGGCGGACCCGGCGCAATGGTGGGCCTTCGCCTACCTGGCCGTGGTGAGCATGTTCCTCGGATTCTTCGCGTGGTACCGCGGACTCGCCCTCGGCCCGATGGCCCAGGTGAGCCAGATCCAGCTCACTCAGCCCGTCATGACCATCCTCTGGTCCGCGTTGCTGCTGGGCGAGCATCCCGGCGTGCCGACACTCCTGGGCGGCCTCGCCGTCATCCTGTGCGCCGCGCTCGCGGTCCGCACCCGGGCCACACCCGTCTCCTCCTCGAAAGGACTCTGA
- the epsC gene encoding serine O-acetyltransferase EpsC — MSFFTRLKEDLESARSHDPAARGSAENFFVYSGLHAIWVHRVTHRMWQKPALRFPARVLSQLTRFLTGIEIHPGATVGRRFFIDHGMGVVIGETAEIGDDVMIYHGVTLGGRSLAKVKRHPTIGNRVTIGAGAKVLGPIVIGDDSAIGANAVVVKDAPANSIVTGIPATWRPRVAEVETKPAVDPAEYYYI, encoded by the coding sequence GTGAGCTTCTTCACCCGCCTGAAAGAGGACCTCGAGAGCGCCCGCTCCCATGACCCCGCCGCCCGCGGGTCCGCGGAGAACTTCTTCGTCTATTCGGGCCTGCATGCCATCTGGGTCCACCGCGTGACGCACCGCATGTGGCAGAAGCCGGCTCTCCGCTTCCCCGCACGCGTCCTGTCCCAGCTGACCCGCTTCCTCACAGGCATCGAGATCCATCCCGGCGCCACCGTGGGACGGCGTTTCTTCATCGACCACGGCATGGGCGTGGTCATCGGCGAGACGGCCGAGATCGGCGATGACGTCATGATCTACCACGGCGTGACCCTCGGCGGACGGTCCCTGGCCAAGGTCAAGCGGCACCCGACCATCGGCAACAGGGTCACCATCGGCGCAGGCGCCAAGGTCCTCGGCCCCATCGTCATCGGTGACGATTCCGCGATCGGCGCGAACGCCGTCGTCGTGAAGGACGCACCCGCCAATTCGATCGTCACCGGCATCCCCGCCACCTGGCGTCCCCGCGTGGCCGAGGTCGAGACGAAGCCCGCCGTGGACCCCGCGGAGTACTACTACATCTGA
- a CDS encoding GlsB/YeaQ/YmgE family stress response membrane protein has translation MGFLGWIVLGLIAGAIAKALMPGEQGGGWLATLLLGVVGALVGGWIGSAIFHVGVNEFWSLSTWLLAIVGSLVVLFIWGLITKRRA, from the coding sequence ATGGGATTTCTTGGTTGGATCGTCCTCGGACTCATCGCCGGCGCGATTGCGAAGGCCCTCATGCCGGGCGAGCAGGGCGGCGGCTGGCTGGCGACCCTGCTTCTCGGAGTGGTGGGCGCCTTGGTCGGTGGCTGGATCGGATCAGCCATCTTCCATGTCGGCGTGAATGAATTCTGGTCCCTGTCCACCTGGCTGCTGGCGATCGTCGGCTCGCTGGTGGTGCTCTTCATCTGGGGCCTGATCACGAAGCGGCGCGCCTGA
- a CDS encoding FMN-binding negative transcriptional regulator: MRHTPRYLMTDPAEVKRLIRNNPWATFVSPSSQGLTASHYPAILDEDEEGIVIVSHFGRPDEKLHELGEHEILVIIQGPHDYVSPSWYAPGDLVPTWNHVTAHLYGTPEILGDEENYAMLGRLTDHFERHQPHGRSLSEDEEGTRRIAKGTVGLRMRVTRFEARAKLSQNKSPEVVENIVGELGKGNPALAEEMRRVHPREEA; encoded by the coding sequence ATGCGTCACACACCCCGCTATCTCATGACCGATCCCGCCGAGGTCAAGCGGCTCATCCGCAACAACCCGTGGGCGACGTTCGTCTCCCCGTCCTCGCAGGGACTCACGGCCTCCCACTACCCGGCCATCCTGGACGAAGATGAGGAGGGGATCGTGATCGTCAGCCACTTCGGACGACCCGATGAGAAACTCCACGAACTCGGCGAGCACGAGATCCTGGTCATCATCCAGGGTCCTCACGACTACGTCTCCCCGAGCTGGTACGCGCCGGGCGATCTGGTGCCCACCTGGAACCACGTGACCGCGCATCTCTACGGGACACCGGAGATCCTCGGCGACGAGGAGAACTACGCCATGCTGGGGCGCCTCACGGATCACTTCGAGCGCCACCAGCCGCACGGCCGGAGCCTGAGCGAGGACGAGGAGGGGACGCGCCGCATCGCGAAGGGCACCGTCGGCCTCAGGATGAGGGTGACGCGGTTCGAGGCGCGGGCGAAACTCAGCCAGAACAAGAGCCCGGAGGTCGTGGAGAACATCGTGGGGGAGCTGGGAAAGGGCAACCCCGCACTGGCCGAGGAGATGCGCCGGGTTCACCCCCGCGAGGAGGCGTGA
- the cysK gene encoding cysteine synthase A, with amino-acid sequence MARIYDDVTQLIGRTPLVRLNRLTEGLDATVAVKLEFYNPANSVKDRIGVAIIDAAEKAGALKPGGTIVEGTSGNTGIALALVGAARGYKVILTMPETMSTERRVMLRAYGAEIVLTPGSEGMRGAVEKAQEIVANTENAIWAQQFANPANPAIHRTTTAEEIWADTDGEVDIFVGGVGTGGTVTGVGQVLKERKPSVQVVAVEPKDSPILNGGAPGPHKIQGLGANFVPEVLDTGIYDEVLDASLEDAVATARALGVKEGILGGISSGAAVWGALELAKRPENKGKLIVAVVPDFGERYISTVLYDDIRG; translated from the coding sequence ATGGCACGTATCTACGATGACGTCACTCAGCTCATCGGCCGGACCCCCCTGGTCCGGCTGAACCGTCTGACCGAGGGCCTGGATGCCACGGTCGCCGTGAAGCTCGAGTTCTACAACCCGGCCAACAGCGTCAAGGACCGCATCGGCGTGGCCATCATCGACGCGGCCGAGAAGGCCGGCGCGCTGAAGCCGGGTGGCACCATCGTGGAAGGCACGTCGGGCAACACGGGCATCGCCCTGGCCCTCGTCGGAGCGGCTCGCGGCTACAAGGTCATCCTGACCATGCCGGAGACCATGTCCACCGAGCGTCGTGTCATGCTGCGCGCGTACGGCGCCGAGATCGTCCTGACCCCGGGGTCCGAGGGCATGCGCGGCGCCGTGGAGAAGGCCCAGGAGATCGTCGCCAACACCGAGAACGCCATCTGGGCCCAGCAGTTCGCCAACCCGGCCAACCCGGCCATCCACCGCACCACCACGGCCGAGGAGATCTGGGCCGACACCGACGGTGAAGTGGACATCTTCGTGGGCGGCGTGGGCACCGGCGGCACCGTGACCGGCGTCGGCCAGGTCCTCAAGGAACGCAAGCCCTCGGTCCAGGTGGTGGCCGTGGAGCCCAAGGACTCCCCCATCCTCAACGGCGGCGCCCCGGGCCCGCACAAGATCCAGGGCCTCGGCGCGAACTTCGTCCCGGAGGTGCTGGACACCGGCATCTACGACGAGGTGCTGGACGCCAGCCTGGAGGACGCCGTCGCCACCGCGCGTGCGCTCGGCGTCAAGGAGGGCATCCTCGGCGGCATCTCCTCGGGTGCGGCCGTCTGGGGCGCCCTCGAACTGGCCAAGCGTCCCGAGAACAAGGGCAAGCTGATCGTGGCGGTCGTGCCCGACTTCGGTGAGCGCTACATCTCCACCGTCCTGTACGACGACATCCGCGGCTGA
- the msrA gene encoding peptide-methionine (S)-S-oxide reductase MsrA: MRTFILAGGCFWCLDAVYQQTRGVSSVVSGYIGGHLPDPGYYEVCSGTTGHAEAVAVTFDEDIIPADVILDMFFALHDPTTLNRQGYDVGTQYRSAMFYQDEEEAELFRAAIERNQALWSAPIVTEVTRASRFYEAEAIHQDYYANNSGQGYCQVIINPKLAKARKYYSAWLKS, from the coding sequence GTGAGGACTTTCATTCTGGCCGGCGGCTGCTTCTGGTGCCTTGACGCGGTGTACCAGCAGACGCGCGGCGTCTCTTCTGTTGTTTCCGGCTACATCGGCGGGCACCTGCCCGATCCGGGCTACTACGAGGTCTGCTCCGGCACCACCGGGCACGCCGAAGCGGTGGCCGTCACCTTCGACGAGGACATCATCCCGGCCGACGTCATCCTGGACATGTTCTTCGCTCTGCACGACCCGACCACGCTGAACCGTCAGGGGTACGACGTCGGGACACAGTACCGGTCCGCGATGTTCTACCAGGACGAGGAGGAGGCTGAGCTGTTCCGCGCCGCCATCGAGCGCAACCAGGCGCTGTGGAGCGCGCCGATCGTCACCGAGGTGACCCGGGCCAGCCGCTTCTACGAGGCCGAGGCGATCCACCAGGATTACTACGCCAACAACTCCGGGCAGGGATACTGTCAGGTGATCATCAATCCGAAGCTGGCCAAGGCCCGGAAATATTACTCCGCATGGCTGAAGTCATGA
- a CDS encoding PLP-dependent aminotransferase family protein: MNHDSTERIVQGLRAWISTAPPGARVPSNRALTAEYGASPVTVQKAMRSLASLGLIESRPGVGTFVRGVRPTRPADFGWQTAALGAPPSRGGSLSSTQRTVAPDAIGLHSGYPARELLPERLVRSALARAARTEAAMGRSPAAGLPELQAWFAGELAAFAPVDVTPPSARDVLVLSGSQSGLSSIFRALVGPGQPLVIESPSYWGSILAAAQAGVTLVPVPSGQHGPDPADVERAFEETGARAFYAQPSYANPSGAQWSRERGLAILDVVRRHGAFLIEDDWAHDLGIDTEPHPIAAQDDQGHVIYLRSLTKSVSPSLRVAALIARGPARDRILADRAAESMYVSGLLQAAALDVVTQPSWRTHLKGLRRQLKDRRDLLLDALRAHVPQAQVEFTPPGGLNLWARLPDGTDAELLARHCESRGVILAPGTEWFPAEPSGSYVRLNYSGSNPERFPDAARILGEVLGEVLGEVLGES, encoded by the coding sequence ATGAATCATGATAGCACCGAGCGTATCGTCCAGGGCTTGCGCGCGTGGATCTCCACCGCACCGCCCGGCGCCAGAGTGCCGTCCAACCGGGCTCTCACGGCCGAATACGGCGCCAGCCCGGTCACCGTTCAGAAGGCGATGCGGTCGCTCGCCTCACTGGGACTCATCGAGAGCCGTCCGGGCGTGGGAACGTTCGTCCGGGGTGTCCGGCCCACCCGGCCCGCCGATTTCGGCTGGCAGACGGCGGCCCTCGGGGCTCCGCCGTCGCGGGGCGGCTCGCTCTCCTCGACCCAGCGCACCGTGGCTCCCGACGCGATCGGCCTGCACTCCGGCTATCCCGCCCGCGAGCTGCTCCCGGAACGACTCGTCCGCTCGGCCCTCGCCCGCGCCGCGCGCACCGAGGCCGCCATGGGGCGCTCCCCCGCCGCAGGGCTGCCTGAGCTGCAGGCCTGGTTCGCCGGCGAGCTGGCGGCCTTCGCCCCCGTGGACGTCACCCCGCCGAGCGCGCGGGACGTCCTGGTGCTCTCGGGGAGCCAGAGCGGCCTGAGCTCGATCTTCCGGGCCCTCGTGGGACCGGGGCAGCCCCTCGTCATCGAATCGCCCAGCTACTGGGGGTCGATCCTCGCCGCCGCCCAGGCCGGGGTGACCCTGGTGCCCGTGCCGAGCGGTCAGCACGGACCCGACCCCGCCGACGTCGAGCGGGCCTTCGAGGAGACCGGGGCACGCGCGTTCTACGCCCAGCCGAGCTACGCCAATCCGAGCGGCGCTCAGTGGAGCCGCGAACGCGGGCTCGCGATCCTCGACGTGGTGCGCCGCCACGGGGCCTTCCTGATCGAGGATGACTGGGCTCATGACCTGGGCATCGACACCGAGCCGCATCCGATCGCGGCCCAGGACGATCAGGGGCACGTGATCTACCTGCGCTCACTCACCAAGAGCGTCTCTCCGTCCCTGCGCGTCGCGGCGCTGATCGCCCGCGGTCCCGCGCGGGACCGCATCCTGGCGGACCGGGCCGCCGAGTCCATGTACGTGAGTGGGCTGCTCCAGGCGGCAGCCCTCGACGTCGTCACGCAGCCGTCCTGGCGGACGCACCTCAAGGGTCTCCGGCGTCAGCTGAAGGACCGGCGTGATCTGCTGCTCGACGCTCTGCGCGCGCACGTTCCCCAGGCACAGGTGGAGTTCACTCCCCCGGGCGGCCTCAATCTCTGGGCGCGGCTGCCCGACGGCACGGACGCGGAGCTGCTGGCGCGGCACTGCGAAAGCCGCGGTGTCATCCTCGCGCCGGGGACCGAGTGGTTCCCGGCCGAGCCGTCCGGCTCCTATGTCAGGCTCAACTACTCCGGCTCCAACCCCGAACGATTCCCCGACGCGGCCCGCATCCTGGGTGAAGTCCTGGGCGAGGTGCTGGGCGAGGTGCTGGGCGAGAGCTGA
- a CDS encoding peroxide stress protein YaaA: protein MLILLPPSEGKTAASQGPGVDFSALSFPELNTARAEVLEALGTVSAHEDALELLGVGASLHEEVARNTRLRHESAAPAHSVYSGVLYDALGYASMTAAQRRKADDAVVIISALWGALKFDDAVPAYRLSMGTALAGLGRLASYWKPRLSEALAPLIDGELLVDCRSSTYATAWVPPAEQTVAVNVFRERDGKRSVVSHFAKHTRGELARHLLTRRGKAPQSPEQLLKAASELYRAELVPGTARKAHALNIILTD from the coding sequence GTGCTGATCCTCCTCCCTCCCTCCGAAGGCAAGACCGCCGCGTCCCAGGGCCCCGGCGTCGACTTCTCCGCCCTGAGCTTCCCGGAACTGAACACGGCCCGGGCTGAAGTGCTGGAGGCGCTCGGCACCGTGAGCGCCCACGAGGACGCTCTGGAGCTGCTGGGCGTGGGAGCCTCCCTGCATGAGGAGGTGGCCCGCAACACACGGCTCCGGCACGAATCCGCCGCCCCGGCGCACAGCGTGTACTCCGGCGTCCTCTACGACGCGCTCGGCTACGCCTCGATGACCGCCGCCCAGCGGCGCAAGGCGGATGACGCCGTCGTGATCATCTCCGCACTCTGGGGCGCCCTGAAGTTCGACGACGCCGTCCCCGCCTACCGCCTGTCCATGGGCACCGCTCTGGCCGGGCTCGGCCGGCTCGCCTCCTACTGGAAGCCCCGGCTGTCCGAGGCGCTGGCGCCGCTGATCGACGGGGAACTCCTGGTCGACTGCCGTTCGAGCACGTACGCGACCGCCTGGGTCCCGCCGGCGGAGCAGACCGTGGCCGTGAACGTGTTCCGCGAGCGCGACGGCAAGCGGAGCGTCGTGAGCCACTTCGCCAAACACACGCGCGGCGAGCTGGCGCGCCACCTGCTCACGCGCCGCGGCAAGGCTCCGCAGTCTCCCGAGCAGCTGCTCAAGGCCGCCTCGGAGCTCTACCGGGCAGAACTCGTTCCGGGGACCGCACGCAAGGCGCATGCCCTGAACATCATCCTCACGGACTGA
- the gndA gene encoding NADP-dependent phosphogluconate dehydrogenase: MPAQIGVTGLAVMGANLARNLARNGFTVALHNRSVEKTDALLAAHGDEGDFVRTESLQELVDSLEKPRRVLIMVKAGAPVDAVVDQLVPLLDEGDIVIDAGNSHYTDTRRREAALAEKGLHFVGVGVSGGEEGALNGPSIMPGGSKESYEALGPLLEKISAHVDGEPCCAWIGTDGAGHFVKMVHNGIEYADMQVIGEAYDLLRSAAGIEPAEQAKIFEEWNKGELSSFLIEISAEVLGHVDAKTGKPFVDVVVDSAGQKGTGRWTVQSALDLGSPVSGIAESVFARGISSQRGQRAIAQETLEGHEIEVALPENFVEDVRQALYASKLVSYAQGLDMLTSAAKEYGWDLKLDEIASLWRAGCIIRAELLKDIMAAYEGDAKPENLLFAPAFAKSVGEAVPAWRRVVATAVQLGIPVPVFSSSLAYYDGLRRKRLPAALIQGQRDLFGAHTYGRVDEEGTFHTQWSGDRTEVSAVDTH, translated from the coding sequence ATGCCTGCACAAATCGGTGTCACCGGTCTCGCCGTCATGGGGGCCAATCTGGCCCGGAACCTCGCCCGCAACGGCTTCACGGTCGCTCTGCACAACCGCTCCGTTGAGAAGACGGACGCCCTGCTCGCCGCCCACGGCGACGAAGGCGACTTCGTCCGCACGGAGAGCCTCCAGGAACTCGTCGACTCGCTCGAAAAGCCGCGCCGCGTGCTCATCATGGTGAAGGCGGGTGCTCCGGTCGACGCCGTCGTGGACCAGCTCGTCCCGCTGCTGGATGAGGGCGACATCGTGATCGACGCCGGCAACTCCCACTACACGGACACCCGCCGCCGCGAAGCCGCGCTGGCGGAGAAGGGCCTCCACTTCGTGGGCGTCGGCGTCTCCGGTGGCGAGGAAGGCGCGCTCAACGGCCCGTCCATCATGCCCGGCGGCTCCAAGGAGTCCTACGAGGCTCTCGGCCCGCTGCTGGAGAAGATCTCCGCTCATGTGGACGGCGAGCCCTGCTGTGCCTGGATCGGCACCGACGGCGCCGGCCACTTCGTCAAGATGGTCCACAACGGCATCGAATACGCCGACATGCAGGTCATCGGTGAGGCCTACGACCTGCTGCGCAGCGCCGCCGGCATCGAGCCCGCGGAGCAGGCCAAGATCTTCGAAGAGTGGAACAAGGGCGAGCTGTCCTCCTTCCTGATCGAGATCTCCGCCGAGGTGCTCGGCCACGTGGACGCCAAGACCGGCAAGCCGTTCGTGGACGTCGTGGTCGATTCCGCCGGACAGAAGGGCACCGGCCGCTGGACGGTCCAGTCCGCGCTGGATCTGGGATCGCCGGTTTCCGGCATCGCCGAATCCGTGTTCGCCCGCGGCATCTCCTCGCAGCGTGGTCAGCGCGCGATCGCCCAGGAGACCCTGGAAGGCCACGAGATCGAGGTGGCGCTTCCCGAGAACTTCGTGGAGGACGTCCGCCAGGCTCTCTACGCCTCCAAGCTCGTGAGCTACGCCCAGGGCCTGGACATGCTGACCAGCGCCGCCAAGGAGTACGGCTGGGACCTCAAGCTGGACGAGATCGCCTCCCTGTGGCGCGCCGGCTGCATCATCCGCGCCGAGCTGCTCAAGGACATCATGGCCGCCTACGAAGGCGACGCCAAGCCGGAGAACCTCCTGTTCGCCCCGGCGTTCGCGAAGTCCGTCGGCGAGGCCGTCCCGGCCTGGCGCCGTGTGGTGGCCACCGCCGTTCAGCTGGGCATCCCGGTCCCGGTGTTCTCCTCCTCGCTGGCCTACTACGACGGACTGCGCCGCAAGCGCCTGCCCGCCGCCCTGATCCAGGGCCAGCGCGACCTCTTCGGCGCCCACACCTACGGGCGCGTGGATGAAGAGGGCACGTTCCACACCCAGTGGAGCGGTGACCGCACCGAGGTCAGCGCGGTCGACACCCACTGA
- a CDS encoding FCD domain-containing protein: MTSRQPSLHHQALEILGRRIVTGDLPAGHVMLAENLEAELKVSRSVVREAVRVLQSIGMVESIKRVGIRVLPAHAWNPFDASVIRWKMDSDARGAQLRSLAELRSAVEPVASELAAQNAPFALRRELLQVAEEMARVGRQGKLERFLELDTRFHALVLSGSGNEMFATLIGQVAETLAGRTTHGLMPSQPKEEALQWHLDVARAILDGKAAAARRASAKLINETIEDLSPQWAGQPRVFVPLKPLSTQG; encoded by the coding sequence ATGACGAGCCGTCAGCCCAGCCTTCACCACCAGGCACTGGAGATCCTCGGACGCAGGATCGTCACGGGAGACCTTCCCGCAGGTCACGTCATGCTCGCCGAAAATCTCGAAGCCGAACTCAAAGTGTCACGGTCCGTGGTCCGTGAAGCCGTCCGGGTCCTCCAGTCGATCGGCATGGTGGAGAGCATCAAACGCGTCGGGATCCGCGTGCTGCCGGCCCACGCCTGGAATCCCTTCGATGCCAGCGTGATCCGCTGGAAGATGGACAGCGACGCGCGGGGCGCCCAATTGCGGTCCCTGGCGGAACTGCGGTCCGCGGTCGAGCCCGTGGCCAGTGAGCTGGCGGCTCAGAACGCGCCCTTCGCCCTGCGCCGTGAGCTGCTGCAGGTGGCCGAGGAGATGGCGAGGGTGGGGCGCCAGGGAAAGCTCGAACGCTTCCTCGAGCTCGACACACGCTTCCACGCCCTGGTGCTCAGCGGCTCCGGCAACGAGATGTTCGCGACCCTCATCGGGCAGGTGGCCGAGACTCTGGCCGGTCGCACCACGCACGGGCTCATGCCGAGCCAGCCCAAGGAGGAGGCGCTCCAATGGCACCTCGACGTGGCCCGGGCGATCCTGGACGGCAAGGCGGCGGCCGCCCGCCGGGCCTCGGCCAAGCTGATCAACGAGACCATCGAGGACCTCTCGCCTCAGTGGGCCGGTCAGCCCCGTGTCTTCGTCCCCCTCAAGCCACTCAGCACGCAGGGCTAG
- a CDS encoding C4-type zinc ribbon domain-containing protein → MAKAPAAEQLRLLELQAFDSALKANATRLKALEQDPRLPALLAAVEDAQAGAEEAAQARDAVRKSLTALEDEVSALDVKIERDTVRLNAGGLSKDLMALQKDIETLSAFKSGKEDTELELMEELEAAETEVVRTQEALAEAKSRLREVQDELAAKTAEAEAERDNVRGERDAFAVTLDPALLALYEKTLDRRGVGAARLFHGHSEGSGMDLSPGDLAEVKAAAEDDVVYCPDSGVILVRSPEWN, encoded by the coding sequence ATGGCCAAGGCACCGGCTGCCGAGCAGCTCAGACTCCTCGAACTCCAGGCGTTCGACAGCGCCCTGAAGGCGAACGCCACGCGGCTGAAAGCGCTCGAGCAGGACCCGCGACTGCCGGCCCTCCTCGCCGCCGTGGAGGATGCTCAGGCCGGCGCCGAGGAAGCGGCGCAGGCGCGGGATGCCGTCCGGAAATCGCTGACCGCGCTGGAGGACGAGGTCTCGGCGCTGGACGTGAAGATCGAGCGGGACACGGTGCGGCTCAATGCCGGCGGGCTCTCCAAGGACCTCATGGCGCTCCAGAAGGACATCGAAACGCTGAGTGCGTTCAAGTCCGGCAAGGAGGACACGGAGCTGGAGCTGATGGAGGAGCTCGAAGCCGCCGAAACCGAGGTGGTGAGGACGCAGGAGGCGCTCGCCGAGGCGAAGAGCCGGCTCCGTGAGGTGCAGGACGAACTGGCCGCCAAGACGGCGGAGGCCGAGGCGGAGCGCGACAACGTGCGCGGCGAACGGGACGCGTTCGCCGTCACGCTGGATCCGGCCCTCCTGGCCCTCTACGAGAAGACCCTGGACCGGCGCGGCGTGGGCGCGGCGCGTCTTTTCCACGGTCACAGCGAGGGCTCCGGCATGGACCTGAGTCCGGGAGACCTGGCCGAGGTCAAAGCCGCCGCCGAGGACGACGTGGTGTACTGCCCGGACTCCGGCGTCATCCTGGTGCGCAGTCCCGAGTGGAACTGA
- a CDS encoding Nif3-like dinuclear metal center hexameric protein, which produces MQNETHGSPGPALEGQVPPTAAPDSSAHEAADETTTPGEDTAPVPGEAAGTTAPEQQVPTLAEVLLAVEELWPESLAEDWDKVGLVTGRPEQPVRRIQFAVDPTEEVVQEAVDLGVDLLITHHPLLLRGVSSVAATTAKGRVIHRLIENGVALLTVHTNGDSAVGGVSDVIADALDLHDREPLTAARNGLPEEGVGRVGALGSAVTLAELAARLCGFLPSVAGGVRVAGDRDALVQRVAICGGAGDSLFDDVRARQADVYITADLRHHPASEARETARGGRPYLIDVSHFASEWLWLPAAAQALDNVLEDQGFPVEIGVSGINTDPWDFILTPHGDGEG; this is translated from the coding sequence ATGCAGAATGAGACGCACGGCAGCCCCGGACCGGCTCTGGAAGGGCAGGTTCCGCCTACCGCGGCCCCTGACAGCTCGGCCCACGAAGCTGCGGATGAGACGACGACGCCGGGCGAGGACACCGCCCCCGTCCCTGGTGAGGCGGCCGGCACCACGGCCCCCGAGCAGCAGGTGCCGACGCTCGCCGAAGTGCTGCTCGCCGTCGAGGAGCTCTGGCCCGAGTCGCTCGCCGAGGACTGGGACAAGGTCGGCCTCGTGACGGGGCGGCCGGAACAGCCGGTGCGCCGCATCCAGTTCGCGGTGGATCCCACCGAAGAGGTGGTCCAGGAGGCGGTGGACCTCGGGGTCGACCTGCTGATCACCCATCACCCCTTGTTGCTGCGCGGCGTCAGCTCGGTGGCGGCCACCACCGCCAAGGGCCGGGTGATCCACCGGCTCATCGAGAATGGTGTCGCCCTTCTGACGGTCCACACGAACGGCGACTCGGCCGTCGGCGGCGTCTCCGATGTCATCGCCGATGCCCTGGATCTGCACGACCGCGAACCGCTGACGGCGGCCCGCAACGGGCTTCCCGAGGAAGGCGTGGGACGCGTCGGCGCCCTCGGCTCCGCCGTCACCCTGGCCGAGCTGGCCGCCCGGCTCTGCGGTTTCCTGCCCTCCGTGGCGGGCGGGGTCCGCGTGGCAGGGGACCGGGACGCGCTCGTGCAGCGCGTGGCGATCTGCGGCGGCGCGGGGGACTCCCTCTTCGATGATGTCCGCGCGCGCCAGGCCGACGTCTACATCACCGCGGACCTGCGGCACCATCCGGCGTCGGAGGCGCGGGAGACCGCGCGCGGCGGCCGACCGTACCTCATCGACGTCTCCCATTTCGCGAGCGAATGGCTCTGGCTTCCGGCCGCCGCTCAGGCTCTCGACAATGTGCTCGAGGACCAGGGCTTTCCCGTCGAGATCGGCGTCAGCGGGATCAACACGGACCCGTGGGACTTCATCCTCACTCCGCACGGCGACGGCGAAGGCTGA